One window of Microcoleus vaginatus PCC 9802 genomic DNA carries:
- a CDS encoding serine/threonine protein kinase, whose translation MNLAPATVLQQGKYKINATLGIGGFGITYRAIHTHLNQTVVLKTLNESLRQHPESAQFQQQFIAEAQRLSRCQHSNIVRVIDFFEEAGQSFVAMDYIPGQTLAQIVETDQPLPEAQALHYIRQIASAVSTVHHSGLLHGDINPENIIRRADSHVVMLIDFGIARGFTAGTKQTYTNLLSPGYAPIEQYLYDGKCTPATDIYAIAATLYYLLSGVAPVAAPLRDRIPVTELRQFQPNLSPGIERAILQGLEIDPHNRPQTVENWLTMLQETERVLVKRKGKQSLRLPAPPPPQLTFLAFVVTAAIAGWMGFDLAWHYNSTSLSNRPKIESFPSLEDLLKSRDLSGPMFGQPSVESSPLYPIELNKRPKPPLDSTNIPEQIEPSETSAEPSESPSQETPAPEPEAELEPSPTPEPAEEASESPIPEPQTEIESAPQPEAAPVPEVAPLPPEPPAAPAPPAPGSASAETLPPSESASPVIASPIERSPEPAIPSRSDNNSDSSIATDSPPPVADPTMPFPEPATN comes from the coding sequence ATGAACTTAGCGCCAGCAACAGTCCTGCAACAGGGCAAATACAAAATTAACGCGACTTTAGGGATAGGAGGGTTCGGCATCACTTACCGAGCTATTCACACCCATTTAAACCAAACCGTCGTACTCAAAACCCTCAACGAAAGTCTGCGCCAACACCCAGAGTCTGCCCAATTTCAGCAGCAGTTTATTGCCGAAGCCCAACGCCTGTCGCGGTGTCAGCATTCCAACATAGTCCGAGTAATCGACTTTTTTGAAGAGGCCGGACAGTCTTTTGTGGCAATGGACTACATTCCGGGGCAAACTCTCGCCCAAATAGTCGAAACCGATCAGCCACTGCCAGAAGCCCAAGCCCTGCACTATATTCGGCAGATAGCCTCAGCCGTAAGTACAGTGCACCACAGCGGATTGCTGCACGGAGATATCAATCCAGAAAATATTATCCGGCGAGCCGATTCTCACGTAGTAATGTTAATAGATTTCGGAATTGCCCGCGGCTTTACCGCCGGCACCAAACAAACCTACACTAACTTGCTGTCCCCCGGGTACGCGCCGATTGAACAATACCTCTATGACGGTAAATGTACACCGGCCACTGACATCTACGCGATCGCAGCCACCCTCTACTACTTACTCTCCGGCGTGGCGCCCGTAGCAGCACCCCTGCGCGATCGCATTCCTGTGACTGAGTTACGGCAATTTCAGCCCAACCTCAGCCCAGGAATCGAGCGAGCCATCCTTCAGGGACTCGAAATCGACCCCCACAACCGCCCTCAGACAGTCGAAAATTGGCTCACCATGCTGCAAGAAACAGAGCGAGTATTAGTAAAAAGAAAAGGCAAGCAAAGTCTAAGATTGCCGGCACCTCCCCCGCCGCAGTTGACTTTTCTGGCGTTTGTCGTAACGGCTGCAATTGCAGGCTGGATGGGTTTTGACCTAGCATGGCACTACAACAGCACCAGTCTCAGCAATCGTCCCAAAATTGAATCCTTCCCATCTCTCGAAGATTTGCTCAAATCCCGCGATTTGTCAGGGCCGATGTTCGGGCAGCCCTCTGTCGAAAGCAGCCCTCTCTACCCGATCGAACTCAACAAGCGCCCCAAACCCCCCTTAGACAGCACCAACATTCCCGAACAGATAGAACCCTCAGAAACTAGCGCAGAACCTTCTGAGTCTCCAAGCCAGGAAACTCCCGCCCCAGAACCCGAAGCGGAACTTGAACCATCGCCGACGCCCGAACCCGCAGAGGAGGCTTCGGAGTCCCCCATTCCAGAGCCTCAAACCGAAATCGAGTCTGCACCCCAACCAGAAGCCGCACCAGTACCGGAAGTTGCGCCCCTGCCGCCCGAACCGCCCGCCGCACCCGCCCCGCCTGCCCCTGGGAGTGCTAGCGCTGAAACCTTGCCGCCGTCGGAATCCGCGTCGCCAGTAATAGCCTCGCCCATCGAGCGATCGCCTGAGCCTGCGATACCGAGCCGCAGTGACAACAATTCAGATAGTTCGATCGCAACTGATTCACCACCTCCTGTGGCCGATCCCACGATGCCTTTTCCCGAACCTGCGACAAATTAG
- a CDS encoding Crp/Fnr family transcriptional regulator, giving the protein MLTSVERLLFVREVPIFKELRDDFLVRLASVMDELSFPSKHRIFTEGQEGRSLYILVSGTVRVHIGDRDLAQLKAGACFGEMSLFDAEPRSASISTLEQSECLMLTQMQLYDAIDETPGIAVNIIRLLSRRIRELNQKLNAKEAIMPPTETVRVAEMR; this is encoded by the coding sequence ATGTTAACCAGCGTCGAACGCCTATTGTTTGTGAGGGAGGTTCCGATTTTTAAGGAACTGCGGGATGATTTTCTCGTGCGTCTAGCATCGGTAATGGATGAACTTTCGTTTCCTTCCAAGCACAGGATTTTTACGGAAGGACAAGAAGGTCGGTCTCTCTATATTTTGGTATCGGGAACGGTGCGGGTCCATATAGGCGATCGAGATTTAGCACAGTTGAAAGCGGGGGCTTGTTTCGGGGAAATGTCGCTTTTTGACGCAGAACCTCGCTCGGCTTCTATTTCTACTCTCGAACAATCCGAGTGTTTGATGCTGACTCAAATGCAGCTATACGATGCGATTGATGAAACCCCGGGAATTGCTGTGAATATTATTCGCTTGCTGTCGCGCCGGATTCGTGAGTTGAATCAAAAGTTGAATGCTAAAGAAGCCATTATGCCGCCTACAGAGACTGTGAGAGTTGCGGAAATGAGATGA
- a CDS encoding MFS transporter, with product MENFQISGSAGVRQGVLRSLNLRSEEVERTVLMFLVYTLTSVGLIWLELSTVGLFLDEFGADKMPWIYIASAFIGSGLGFVYSWLQKILPLRRTVVVVLAMMSIPLFLFRFGIGYENTKIAGVSIAFITIFLMWLWVEACYVLNDLNTSITSNQLFNIREIKRTYPLVSSGYLVAGVVSGFSLPVLLYVVGLKNVTLISGLMVATGSVLLYYLTEKYSQAFPETARWTDDDEDDDQEEFTARKVTGPLQKYAVPLVSFFILAEVVYVLVDFQFYSQLEYQNPGDGASWIASFLGIYEGIQGLFQVATQWFASSRLVERIGVFVTAMILPAGIAILGVLTIGASLGQLVSVFIGLILLRFLDELLHYTLLETVSPVLFQPIPDNIRSGIQTLVNGVGEPLSCGATGVGILIMLWVTGKILPQQDENVFHDQQSLIFIGAIVILALLWVFVVWLIRSQYVGLLVKSAERGRLGVTDVDLKALKRAVVETLQKPGGEDEKRSCIELLTQIDPKNVGEVLAPLLDSLSPGLQRQSLETMLQHPNPAYLESVRVLSQQSLPPEVLALALRYIWLTEAEPNIESLRPYLQPTVDPVVRGTAAALIMRRGDRQQKAEATNTLRQMLTHKQERERVMGTRALGEADYLQGLRLHIPNLLQDESLRVRCALLDVISSTHSEEYYPSLLRGLGYKSTREAALQAIVKLHNDAIPLLVYLAEDIHKPDLVRLQAWTALGQIGTPEAIDILVSNLMTTWGTTRRNILRILLKMPSEAGIEGVLDRIGRSGLETLIEQELMFIGQIYAGLVDLSGVTTYGNFSERDANSTGAPGNDTAQLLQRALAGLEADARDRCFLLMKFLYPLDTVQAAAFNIASGQPSLVARGLEILDNTVDIARKRSLINLLDQNSQREKLSNLSELMVYKPLAPSDRLRRLLELRHFLSDWALSCCFHLAREARWSLTAQQTLVCLQHPTGFVREAVLAYLKIASPRALVELLPRLQNDPDNLVSAQVEEMMAEFGAGGKR from the coding sequence ATGGAAAATTTTCAAATCAGCGGTTCGGCGGGAGTAAGACAAGGAGTGCTGCGATCGCTCAACCTGCGATCGGAAGAAGTAGAGCGAACGGTACTGATGTTCCTCGTCTACACTCTAACCTCCGTCGGTCTGATCTGGCTGGAACTCAGCACAGTAGGTCTTTTTCTAGATGAATTTGGTGCAGACAAAATGCCCTGGATTTACATAGCCAGCGCGTTTATCGGTTCTGGCTTGGGATTTGTCTACTCCTGGCTGCAAAAAATCCTGCCGCTAAGGCGCACCGTCGTGGTTGTTCTGGCAATGATGTCGATACCACTATTTTTGTTTCGATTCGGCATCGGCTACGAAAATACTAAGATAGCTGGCGTCAGCATCGCTTTTATTACTATTTTTTTGATGTGGCTGTGGGTAGAAGCTTGCTATGTCCTCAACGACCTTAATACTTCTATCACTTCCAACCAACTGTTTAATATTAGAGAAATCAAGCGCACCTACCCGCTAGTCAGTAGCGGCTATCTAGTAGCTGGAGTAGTGAGCGGATTTTCTCTGCCTGTTTTGCTGTACGTAGTCGGACTCAAAAACGTTACCCTCATATCGGGGTTGATGGTGGCGACAGGCTCGGTGTTGCTCTACTACCTCACAGAAAAATACAGCCAAGCATTTCCGGAAACGGCTCGCTGGACGGATGACGACGAAGACGACGACCAAGAAGAATTTACCGCACGCAAAGTTACAGGCCCCCTCCAAAAATACGCCGTACCTCTAGTCAGTTTCTTCATCCTCGCAGAAGTCGTCTACGTGCTGGTAGATTTCCAATTCTACAGCCAGCTAGAATACCAAAACCCTGGGGACGGAGCTAGCTGGATAGCTAGCTTCCTGGGCATTTATGAAGGCATACAAGGCCTGTTTCAAGTGGCGACTCAGTGGTTCGCTTCGAGCCGGTTGGTGGAAAGAATCGGTGTATTCGTGACGGCGATGATTTTGCCGGCGGGTATCGCGATACTCGGGGTGCTGACCATAGGAGCATCCCTGGGCCAGCTAGTATCTGTGTTCATCGGGCTGATATTGCTGAGATTTTTAGACGAACTGCTGCACTACACGCTGTTGGAAACTGTTAGCCCGGTTTTATTTCAACCGATTCCCGACAATATTCGATCGGGAATTCAAACTTTGGTCAACGGTGTGGGCGAACCTTTGTCCTGCGGAGCTACAGGAGTAGGCATCCTGATTATGCTGTGGGTGACAGGCAAGATACTCCCCCAGCAAGACGAAAATGTATTTCACGACCAGCAAAGCTTGATATTTATTGGCGCGATCGTAATATTGGCACTGTTGTGGGTGTTTGTCGTATGGCTGATCCGCTCTCAATACGTGGGTTTGTTGGTCAAAAGTGCGGAGCGGGGGCGCTTGGGCGTCACAGACGTTGACCTCAAAGCTCTCAAGCGCGCAGTGGTGGAAACTCTACAAAAGCCGGGGGGCGAAGATGAAAAGCGCTCTTGCATAGAACTCCTGACGCAAATTGACCCCAAAAATGTCGGAGAAGTTCTGGCTCCCCTCCTCGATTCGCTGTCCCCTGGTTTGCAGCGCCAGAGCTTGGAAACGATGCTGCAACACCCGAACCCCGCATATTTAGAATCTGTCCGCGTACTCTCGCAGCAATCCTTGCCACCGGAGGTTCTGGCCTTGGCTTTGCGCTACATCTGGCTGACGGAAGCTGAACCGAATATTGAGAGCTTGCGGCCTTACTTGCAGCCGACGGTCGATCCGGTGGTGCGGGGTACGGCGGCTGCTTTAATTATGAGAAGGGGCGATCGCCAGCAAAAGGCAGAGGCTACTAATACGCTGCGGCAAATGCTGACACACAAGCAAGAGCGAGAACGTGTTATGGGGACGCGGGCTCTGGGAGAAGCGGATTATTTGCAAGGACTGCGGCTGCATATCCCCAATCTGTTGCAAGATGAATCTCTGCGAGTGCGCTGCGCTCTGTTAGACGTGATTTCGTCTACTCATTCGGAAGAATATTATCCTTCGCTGCTGCGCGGACTTGGTTACAAATCAACTAGGGAAGCGGCTTTGCAGGCTATAGTCAAACTTCACAACGACGCCATTCCTTTGCTCGTGTATTTGGCTGAGGACATCCACAAGCCGGATTTGGTCAGGTTGCAAGCTTGGACGGCTCTGGGTCAAATAGGGACTCCGGAGGCGATCGACATTTTGGTCAGCAATTTGATGACGACCTGGGGAACTACCAGGCGCAACATCCTCCGCATCCTGTTGAAAATGCCTTCGGAAGCGGGGATAGAAGGGGTTCTAGACCGCATCGGCCGCAGCGGCTTGGAAACTCTCATCGAACAGGAGTTAATGTTTATCGGTCAAATTTATGCAGGTCTGGTAGATTTGTCTGGGGTAACAACCTACGGCAATTTCTCCGAGCGGGATGCCAACAGCACCGGGGCACCTGGGAACGATACGGCTCAATTGTTGCAGCGGGCTCTGGCGGGGTTGGAAGCTGATGCTAGGGATAGGTGTTTTTTGCTGATGAAGTTTCTTTATCCGCTGGACACCGTACAAGCCGCTGCTTTCAACATCGCTTCGGGCCAACCTTCTTTGGTTGCTAGGGGATTGGAAATTCTCGATAATACTGTGGATATAGCTAGGAAGCGATCGCTCATCAATTTGTTAGACCAAAACTCGCAAAGAGAAAAATTGAGCAACCTCTCGGAATTGATGGTTTACAAACCTCTAGCCCCTAGCGATCGTTTGCGCCGCTTGCTAGAATTGCGCCACTTCCTTTCGGATTGGGCCTTGTCGTGCTGCTTTCACTTGGCGAGGGAAGCGCGCTGGAGTCTTACGGCTCAACAAACTCTCGTCTGTCTCCAGCACCCGACGGGTTTTGTCCGCGAAGCAGTGTTAGCCTATTTGAAAATAGCCTCGCCGCGGGCTTTGGTCGAATTGTTGCCCAGGCTGCAAAATGACCCCGATAATTTGGTATCCGCTCAAGTTGAAGAGATGATGGCAGAGTTCGGTGCTGGGGGAAAAAGGTAA
- a CDS encoding translation initiation factor IF-3 translates to MPVIERRQNRNLPQINENIRYPKIRVIDTDGAQLGILTPAEALRLAEEKELDLVLVSDKADPPVCRVMDYGKYKFEQEKKAREAKRKQHTADVKEVKMRYKIEEHDYQVRLKLADRFIKSGDKVKATIMFRGREIQHSNLAEDLLKRMATDLQEIAEVQQAPKKEGRSMMMLLSPKKV, encoded by the coding sequence ATGCCTGTGATTGAAAGAAGACAAAATCGCAACCTACCCCAGATCAACGAAAATATTCGATACCCCAAAATCCGGGTAATCGATACCGACGGCGCGCAACTAGGGATATTGACGCCTGCAGAAGCGCTGCGCCTGGCAGAAGAAAAAGAACTCGATCTCGTACTTGTCAGCGACAAAGCTGACCCGCCCGTATGCCGGGTAATGGACTATGGGAAGTACAAATTCGAGCAGGAAAAGAAAGCGCGAGAAGCAAAGCGGAAGCAGCACACTGCCGATGTTAAAGAAGTGAAGATGCGCTACAAAATTGAAGAACACGACTACCAAGTGCGCCTCAAACTAGCAGACCGCTTTATCAAATCTGGGGACAAAGTAAAAGCCACGATCATGTTCAGAGGTCGGGAAATCCAACACAGCAACCTAGCAGAGGACTTGCTTAAGCGCATGGCCACAGATTTGCAGGAAATCGCAGAAGTGCAGCAAGCCCCCAAAAAAGAAGGACGCAGTATGATGATGCTGCTGTCGCCGAAGAAAGTATAA
- a CDS encoding alpha/beta fold hydrolase: MTNSLMWHQRVGTQRDWMWRGWQTRYTYLRPTLGRNQGALKSQDSAAQAIAAHASGTPIILLHGFGASIGHWRQNLAQLAENQTVYALDLLGFGASQKAPVNYSVSLWVDQVYDFWLTFIREPVILAGNSIGSLICLAVAAAHPDMVAGTVMISLPDPSVRAEAVPGWLLPAIEAVESLFVSPIILRPLFYLARKPSFVRRWVGFAYASPEAVTDELVEILAGPAGDRGAARAFCALFKAVGSSKFCPSVKIVMRNLTIPMLLIWGKQDRMIPPRFARPHQFVECNPNYVELVELDNAGHCPQDECPEQVNQAILNWMSRNFAPMGESELQHC, from the coding sequence TTGACAAATTCTCTGATGTGGCACCAACGGGTGGGAACTCAACGAGACTGGATGTGGCGGGGTTGGCAAACTCGCTACACTTATTTGCGGCCGACTTTGGGGCGAAATCAAGGCGCGCTCAAATCTCAAGATTCTGCGGCCCAGGCAATTGCCGCGCACGCATCGGGAACGCCAATTATTTTACTGCACGGGTTTGGAGCTTCGATCGGTCACTGGCGACAAAATCTCGCCCAACTCGCCGAAAACCAAACGGTTTACGCCTTGGATTTGTTAGGGTTTGGCGCTTCCCAAAAAGCTCCGGTCAACTACTCTGTGTCTTTGTGGGTTGATCAAGTTTATGATTTTTGGCTAACTTTTATCAGAGAGCCAGTAATATTGGCAGGAAACTCGATCGGGTCGCTAATTTGTCTGGCCGTCGCCGCAGCTCACCCGGATATGGTGGCCGGCACGGTGATGATTAGCCTCCCAGACCCCTCTGTGCGAGCGGAGGCAGTGCCCGGATGGCTGCTCCCGGCGATCGAAGCTGTGGAAAGTTTGTTTGTTTCCCCCATCATACTCAGGCCTCTGTTTTATTTGGCCCGCAAGCCTTCCTTTGTCCGCCGCTGGGTTGGCTTTGCCTACGCCAGCCCCGAAGCTGTTACCGACGAATTAGTGGAAATTCTAGCAGGGCCTGCAGGCGATCGGGGAGCAGCCCGCGCCTTCTGCGCTTTATTTAAAGCTGTAGGCAGTTCAAAATTTTGCCCCAGTGTCAAGATTGTGATGCGAAATTTAACAATTCCCATGCTGTTAATTTGGGGCAAACAAGACCGGATGATTCCCCCTCGGTTTGCCCGACCCCACCAATTTGTCGAATGTAATCCCAATTATGTAGAGCTAGTTGAATTAGACAATGCGGGCCACTGTCCCCAGGATGAATGCCCGGAACAAGTAAATCAAGCCATTTTGAACTGGATGAGCCGGAATTTTGCACCTATGGGCGAGAGCGAATTGCAGCACTGTTGA
- a CDS encoding N-acetylmuramoyl-L-alanine amidase — protein sequence MKFHWLLPSFLSVFLLAGAAEAARLQSWRFDASENRLYITTDGGIQPKAQLIFNPMRLVIDLPGTSLGRPSVSKPLSGAIESVRVGQFDNDTTRIVVEIRDGFTIDPEQVKFRGISPSEWTVDLPTPVPGETQNPISEPGGERLSVEPSASQAQSAEATVVQNVQATADGFLVRTAGGRPQINFQQSRAGDIATLDIEGASVAPGLSSQQPQTNGQHGVDKIEVRQLPTDPPVTRVTLRMKNSNTQWRASVSNLGGVVLLPGGVVRQPSVSRRLTVDPPARQAQGNLARVQSIDLASNGTQLVVRTDRQVSYTSGWDQGSRAYWIRIASSSLAGEIPQLDANSPVSFTASQEDAETVVIWVQPRSGVEVGRVTRPNPQLLSLQLRSNASAQQPLTRTPNLQPLPRRTFGSDDLPQASNRRAVVAIDPGHGGRDPGAVGIQGIQEKEIVLDISFQVARLLEQQGVQVVMTRTDDSEIDLEPRVSLAERVNATLFVSIHANAINMSRPDISGIETYYFNNGQDLARVIHASILEGTGATDRRVRQARFYVLRKTSMPSVLLEVGFVTGAEDAARLSDPAYRSQMAASIARGILVYLQQR from the coding sequence GTGAAATTCCACTGGCTACTACCGAGTTTCTTAAGTGTATTTTTGCTCGCCGGAGCCGCCGAAGCAGCTAGACTGCAATCTTGGCGGTTTGATGCTTCAGAGAACCGGCTTTACATTACAACAGACGGGGGAATACAACCCAAGGCTCAACTGATTTTCAACCCGATGCGGTTGGTAATCGACTTGCCGGGGACGAGTCTGGGTCGTCCCTCGGTCAGCAAACCGCTCTCAGGGGCGATCGAATCGGTGCGGGTAGGGCAGTTTGACAACGATACGACCAGAATTGTGGTTGAGATCAGAGACGGGTTTACTATAGACCCTGAGCAAGTAAAATTCCGGGGGATTTCTCCGAGCGAGTGGACAGTGGATTTGCCAACGCCGGTGCCGGGAGAAACTCAAAATCCGATTTCAGAGCCAGGGGGAGAAAGGTTATCGGTTGAACCTTCAGCATCCCAAGCCCAGTCGGCCGAGGCGACTGTAGTTCAGAACGTTCAGGCGACGGCGGACGGTTTTTTAGTCCGCACTGCGGGCGGTCGCCCCCAAATTAATTTTCAACAAAGTCGGGCTGGGGACATCGCCACCCTCGATATTGAAGGAGCTAGTGTAGCTCCTGGCCTAAGCAGCCAACAGCCTCAAACGAACGGTCAGCACGGGGTTGACAAGATTGAAGTCCGGCAACTGCCAACAGACCCGCCCGTTACCCGCGTGACTTTGCGGATGAAGAATTCTAATACTCAGTGGCGGGCATCTGTGAGCAATTTGGGCGGGGTTGTGCTATTGCCTGGAGGTGTAGTACGACAGCCCTCGGTTTCCCGCCGCCTGACTGTAGATCCTCCGGCTAGACAAGCTCAAGGAAATTTAGCGAGAGTTCAGTCAATTGATTTAGCCAGTAACGGCACGCAACTGGTGGTGAGAACTGACCGCCAAGTCTCCTATACCAGCGGGTGGGATCAGGGGTCGAGAGCTTACTGGATTAGGATCGCCTCTAGTTCACTGGCGGGGGAAATTCCTCAGCTCGATGCCAACAGTCCTGTATCGTTTACTGCCAGCCAAGAAGATGCGGAGACAGTGGTGATTTGGGTGCAGCCGCGATCGGGGGTAGAGGTAGGCAGGGTGACGAGACCGAACCCGCAGTTGCTGTCTTTGCAGTTGCGATCGAATGCTAGCGCGCAGCAGCCTTTGACTCGCACTCCGAATTTGCAGCCTTTGCCGAGAAGGACTTTCGGAAGCGACGATTTGCCCCAAGCTTCTAACCGCCGCGCCGTAGTAGCGATCGATCCTGGTCACGGTGGTCGCGATCCGGGGGCAGTCGGGATTCAGGGCATTCAGGAGAAGGAGATTGTTTTGGATATCTCGTTTCAGGTGGCGAGGCTGCTGGAACAGCAGGGCGTGCAGGTGGTGATGACTCGGACTGACGACAGCGAAATCGACCTGGAACCGAGAGTTTCTTTGGCGGAACGGGTGAATGCTACTTTGTTTGTCAGCATTCACGCTAATGCGATTAATATGAGTCGGCCGGATATTAGCGGGATTGAGACTTATTATTTCAATAACGGCCAAGATTTGGCCAGGGTGATTCACGCCAGTATTTTGGAGGGTACGGGGGCGACTGACCGCCGAGTGCGGCAGGCGAGATTTTACGTTTTGAGGAAGACTTCTATGCCTTCTGTTTTGCTGGAGGTAGGTTTTGTGACGGGTGCTGAAGATGCTGCTAGGCTTTCTGACCCAGCTTACCGCAGTCAAATGGCGGCTTCGATTGCTCGCGGCATTTTAGTTTATCTTCAACAAAGATAA
- a CDS encoding glutamate racemase: MTTDSGQQRIGIFDSGVGGLTVLTQLYRQLPNESILYFGDTARLPYGTRTPSEIVEFVREIMAWLVEQDVKMVIMACNTSSALAMEMVQAEFDIPVLGVILPGAQAAVQQGKRIGVIATPATAASNAYRNAILEMDDSCLVWQVSCPAFVPLVEQNRIHDPYTCEVAREYLAPLIQQRIDTLIYGCTHYPLLAPVLRSLLPAGVTLIDPAVRVVAAAARELELLGLRNPGTALPTRFCVSGPPQQFAELSVQWLGCTPAVEKISLPTVVRSPVSLESAE; the protein is encoded by the coding sequence ATGACAACAGACTCTGGACAACAAAGAATCGGTATTTTTGACAGCGGCGTGGGCGGTTTGACTGTTTTGACCCAGTTGTACCGACAATTGCCCAACGAATCGATACTTTATTTTGGAGATACGGCGAGGCTGCCTTACGGCACTCGCACGCCGTCAGAAATTGTGGAGTTTGTCCGCGAAATTATGGCCTGGTTGGTGGAACAGGATGTGAAAATGGTGATTATGGCCTGCAACACCAGTTCTGCTTTGGCGATGGAGATGGTGCAGGCTGAATTTGATATCCCGGTGCTGGGAGTAATTCTGCCGGGGGCGCAGGCTGCGGTGCAGCAAGGCAAGCGGATCGGGGTCATCGCAACTCCTGCTACGGCTGCTAGCAATGCTTATCGAAATGCGATTTTGGAGATGGACGATTCTTGCTTGGTGTGGCAGGTTAGCTGTCCGGCTTTTGTGCCGCTGGTGGAGCAAAACCGGATTCACGACCCTTATACTTGTGAGGTGGCTCGGGAATATTTGGCTCCTTTGATTCAGCAGCGCATCGATACGCTGATTTACGGCTGCACTCATTATCCGCTGTTGGCTCCTGTGCTGCGCTCGCTTTTGCCTGCTGGGGTGACATTGATCGATCCTGCGGTACGGGTGGTGGCTGCTGCAGCCCGAGAATTGGAGCTTTTGGGGCTGCGGAATCCTGGTACTGCGCTACCGACTCGTTTTTGCGTGAGCGGCCCCCCGCAGCAGTTTGCGGAGTTGTCGGTGCAGTGGCTCGGTTGTACTCCTGCTGTTGAGAAAATATCCCTGCCGACAGTTGTACGATCGCCCGTATCGCTGGAATCTGCCGAATAA
- a CDS encoding NYN domain-containing protein: MSPYVSQAVLLVDGYNIIGLWPRLREKRDRDELETARRELIEVLVNYSAVQDFEARLVFDAHYRDTPGVKEIITKNLSVHYTDFGQTADTYIEKSCASLRYELRSVKGKGRMIVATSDRAQQLTVVGYGAEWMSAEQLAADVESTARRSERRHKSRKQNSSRFLASSLDPESQQRLAKLRMGLH, translated from the coding sequence ATGTCACCCTATGTATCACAAGCAGTTTTACTTGTAGACGGCTATAACATAATTGGACTTTGGCCTCGACTTCGAGAGAAGCGCGATCGCGATGAACTCGAAACAGCTCGCCGCGAGTTAATAGAGGTTTTAGTTAACTACAGCGCCGTTCAAGATTTTGAGGCCAGGCTGGTGTTTGACGCGCACTATCGAGATACTCCCGGCGTTAAAGAAATTATTACTAAAAATTTATCAGTGCACTACACTGACTTCGGTCAGACAGCAGATACCTATATTGAAAAATCTTGTGCTAGTTTGCGCTACGAGTTGCGATCGGTCAAAGGCAAAGGCCGCATGATTGTCGCCACCTCAGACCGAGCGCAGCAATTGACCGTAGTCGGCTACGGCGCCGAATGGATGTCCGCCGAACAACTAGCGGCTGACGTAGAATCCACCGCCCGCCGCAGCGAGCGCCGGCACAAATCCCGCAAACAAAATTCCAGTCGCTTTCTCGCCAGTTCCCTCGATCCAGAATCCCAGCAGCGCCTCGCCAAGTTGAGGATGGGGCTGCATTAG